One genomic segment of Esox lucius isolate fEsoLuc1 chromosome 15, fEsoLuc1.pri, whole genome shotgun sequence includes these proteins:
- the stmn4l gene encoding stathmin-like 4, like isoform X2 — protein sequence MPLAAYREKMRELPLVSIFCSCILPEPKEKPNKKEGVVDLNLCIIRDMEVIELNKRRSGQAFEVILKPPSFDGGPNPLATTPPRREPSLEEIQRKLDAAEERRKCQEAELLKHLAEKREHEREVAQKALEEHNNFIRLAKERLELRMEHNKEKREAHLAAMLERLQEKDKHAVEVS from the exons ATGCCTCTTGCag CCTACAGAGAAAAGATGAGGGAGCTCCCTCTAGTGTCCATCTTCTGTTCCTGCATCCTACCTGAACCCAAAGAAAAACCCAACAAGAAAGAAG GTGTGGTGGACCTGAACCTGTGCATCATCAGGGACATGGAGGTGATTGAGTTGAACAAGAGGAGGTCTGGTCAAGCTTTTGAGGTCATCCTGAAGCCCCCATCGTTCGATGGGGGTCCCAACCCCCTTGCCACCACACCTCCACGCAGGGAGCCTTCCCTGGAGGAGATCCAGAGAAAGCTGGACGCCGccgaggagaggagaaag TGCCAAGAGGCCGAGTTGCTGAAGCACTTGGCCGAGAAGCGAGAACACGAGCGTGAGGTCGCCCAGAAGGCATtggaggaacacaacaactTCATCCGGCTGGCCAAGGAGCGCCTGGAGCTACGCATGGAGCACAACAAGGAGAAACGGGAGGCGCACCTGGCTGCCATGCTGGAACGCCTGCAGGAGAAG gaCAAGCATGCTGTGGAG
- the stmn4l gene encoding stathmin-like 4, like isoform X1, with protein MPLAAYREKMRELPLVSIFCSCILPEPKEKPNKKEGVVDLNLCIIRDMEVIELNKRRSGQAFEVILKPPSFDGGPNPLATTPPRREPSLEEIQRKLDAAEERRKCQEAELLKHLAEKREHEREVAQKALEEHNNFIRLAKERLELRMEHNKEKREAHLAAMLERLQEKDKHAVEVRKNREHKEESG; from the exons ATGCCTCTTGCag CCTACAGAGAAAAGATGAGGGAGCTCCCTCTAGTGTCCATCTTCTGTTCCTGCATCCTACCTGAACCCAAAGAAAAACCCAACAAGAAAGAAG GTGTGGTGGACCTGAACCTGTGCATCATCAGGGACATGGAGGTGATTGAGTTGAACAAGAGGAGGTCTGGTCAAGCTTTTGAGGTCATCCTGAAGCCCCCATCGTTCGATGGGGGTCCCAACCCCCTTGCCACCACACCTCCACGCAGGGAGCCTTCCCTGGAGGAGATCCAGAGAAAGCTGGACGCCGccgaggagaggagaaag TGCCAAGAGGCCGAGTTGCTGAAGCACTTGGCCGAGAAGCGAGAACACGAGCGTGAGGTCGCCCAGAAGGCATtggaggaacacaacaactTCATCCGGCTGGCCAAGGAGCGCCTGGAGCTACGCATGGAGCACAACAAGGAGAAACGGGAGGCGCACCTGGCTGCCATGCTGGAACGCCTGCAGGAGAAG gaCAAGCATGCTGTGGAGGTGAGGAAAAACCGAGAGCACAAGGAAGAGAGCGGGTAG